Proteins from one Fibrobacter sp. UWR3 genomic window:
- a CDS encoding TraB/GumN family protein translates to MSRITLVCLPLLALLAGCASSEKAVSKKDASAEGTNENAVFEDAVSEEELLTRYQRARHMLWQVSDSNSSVYLLGSVHFADSTFYPLDSAITNAFDRSDELAVELDMTDTAVFMEIARQSELRGKLPAGQSLAQVLPKDVKKQLDSVCASWYLAPEVLDGFKPWSAAMTLSSIAIMRLGFDPNLGIDFYFLRSAQESKKKVVSLESAADQIAVLVGEGLPDSLGIYYLKSTLSQLQVMDSSITLMMGAWVKGDDSLFREAMYMEPEGSATDSLLEAQIEDLVYIARNRTMADSVAAFLAQDRKVFVVVGAAHMAGKGDNVLKLLRDKGLTVVQR, encoded by the coding sequence TTGTCTAGGATTACGCTGGTTTGCTTGCCCTTGCTGGCTTTGCTTGCGGGCTGTGCTTCATCTGAGAAGGCGGTTTCTAAAAAGGATGCTTCTGCAGAAGGAACGAATGAAAATGCCGTTTTTGAGGATGCAGTTTCCGAAGAAGAACTTTTGACGAGATACCAGCGCGCAAGGCACATGCTCTGGCAGGTTTCGGATTCCAATTCCAGCGTTTACCTGCTGGGGAGCGTCCATTTTGCAGACTCCACGTTCTACCCGCTGGATTCGGCGATTACGAATGCTTTCGACCGCTCCGATGAGCTTGCGGTGGAACTCGATATGACCGATACTGCTGTGTTTATGGAAATTGCCCGTCAGTCGGAACTGCGGGGCAAACTGCCCGCGGGGCAGTCCTTGGCGCAGGTCTTGCCCAAGGATGTCAAGAAGCAACTCGATAGCGTCTGCGCTTCGTGGTATCTTGCCCCGGAAGTCCTCGATGGCTTCAAACCTTGGTCTGCGGCAATGACGCTCAGTTCCATTGCCATAATGCGGCTCGGTTTCGACCCGAATCTCGGGATAGATTTCTACTTCTTGCGTAGTGCGCAGGAATCCAAGAAGAAGGTTGTTTCTCTCGAGTCGGCTGCAGACCAGATTGCCGTGCTTGTGGGTGAGGGCCTCCCGGATTCGCTCGGCATTTACTACCTCAAGAGCACGTTAAGCCAACTGCAGGTGATGGATTCCTCCATCACGCTGATGATGGGTGCCTGGGTAAAGGGCGATGATTCGCTTTTCCGGGAAGCCATGTACATGGAACCTGAAGGTAGCGCTACGGATTCCCTGCTGGAAGCGCAAATCGAGGATCTCGTCTACATTGCCCGCAACAGGACGATGGCGGATTCCGTTGCGGCCTTCCTTGCGCAGGACCGTAAAGTGTTTGTCGTAGTGGGGGCCGCTCACATGGCGGGGAAGGGCGATAACGTGCTCAAGCTCCTGCGCGACAAGGGCCTGACGGTAGTACAGCGCTAG
- a CDS encoding CBM35 domain-containing protein produces MFEVPSKVIAVLCGLAVCASAAVDQCKPIGWATRSGRTSTPFEVTGGGNATPITVTTFADLQKYAKDSSPRVIYIDGTLGSGWSGTTGDRLNITGSNKTIIGLRPGTLLKAPIHISKASNIIVRNIVIQGPGSNADQAWDNLTIENDGSKNIWIDHCEFWDGQDGNADVVKGADNVTFTWCIFGYKKKSTHNLSNLIGSSDNEPVSEGKLNVTYMFNWWKAANQRKPRCRYGNVHVVNNLLTGDASVTGGTDVLGVSAGHMCTVRTERNVFINEANPIYTGNANGTGVNEVIDNIFTNCSGNTKGTGKSFTPPYDYTGFMLPASEVEAAVKANAGATLKSPTECDANYVEPPPPTPDRQYQADKGTATNSFIETSNAGYHGDAYVNFDKGGSVVVPVKVDVAGEYKFEIDFANGSSEDRSLVISSAIDTATSVFEKTGAWSTWKTQEVSLKLTAGENSVKFATLAEKDGPNIDQFDVTLVKEIAAPDTTKKDTAVGDTSSGDTSKPDAIPLLSGLSLQQGAYSVSVYATDGRFIRKVENVSQAMLRDTRELTAGLPAGVYLVRVTAPGVSRNYFTAVK; encoded by the coding sequence ATGTTTGAAGTTCCTTCCAAAGTTATTGCCGTCTTGTGCGGGCTCGCGGTATGCGCGTCTGCCGCGGTGGACCAGTGCAAGCCCATTGGCTGGGCGACCCGTTCGGGCCGTACGTCGACCCCCTTCGAGGTGACGGGAGGCGGTAACGCGACCCCCATTACGGTAACAACATTCGCCGACCTGCAAAAGTATGCGAAGGATTCCTCGCCGCGGGTCATCTACATTGACGGTACCCTCGGCAGCGGCTGGAGCGGCACGACCGGCGACCGCCTGAACATCACCGGCTCCAACAAGACGATTATCGGCCTCAGGCCGGGTACGCTCCTGAAGGCTCCCATCCACATCAGCAAGGCATCGAACATCATTGTCCGTAACATCGTCATCCAGGGCCCGGGCAGCAATGCCGACCAGGCGTGGGACAACCTCACCATCGAAAACGACGGCTCCAAGAACATCTGGATTGACCACTGCGAATTCTGGGACGGCCAGGACGGCAACGCCGACGTGGTGAAGGGTGCAGACAACGTAACGTTTACGTGGTGCATCTTCGGCTACAAGAAAAAGAGCACGCACAACCTCTCGAACCTCATCGGCAGTTCCGACAACGAGCCCGTGAGCGAAGGCAAGCTGAACGTGACCTACATGTTCAACTGGTGGAAAGCGGCGAACCAGCGCAAGCCGCGCTGCCGTTACGGCAACGTGCATGTGGTGAACAACCTCCTCACTGGCGATGCAAGCGTCACGGGCGGTACAGACGTGCTGGGCGTTTCGGCGGGCCACATGTGCACGGTGCGTACCGAGCGTAACGTGTTCATCAACGAGGCTAACCCGATTTACACCGGGAACGCGAATGGCACCGGCGTGAACGAGGTAATCGACAACATCTTTACGAACTGCTCGGGCAACACGAAGGGCACGGGAAAGTCGTTTACGCCGCCCTACGACTATACGGGCTTCATGCTGCCGGCAAGCGAGGTGGAAGCCGCCGTGAAGGCGAATGCGGGCGCGACACTCAAGAGCCCCACGGAATGCGACGCGAACTATGTGGAGCCGCCACCCCCGACTCCCGACAGGCAGTACCAGGCGGACAAGGGCACGGCGACCAACAGCTTTATCGAAACTTCGAATGCAGGCTACCATGGCGATGCCTACGTGAACTTTGACAAGGGCGGAAGCGTGGTCGTGCCCGTGAAGGTCGACGTGGCGGGCGAATACAAGTTCGAAATCGATTTCGCTAACGGTTCTAGCGAGGACCGCAGCCTGGTGATTTCTTCTGCAATAGACACGGCGACGAGCGTGTTCGAGAAGACGGGCGCCTGGAGCACTTGGAAAACGCAGGAAGTCTCGCTCAAGCTTACGGCGGGCGAGAACAGCGTGAAGTTTGCGACGCTTGCCGAAAAGGATGGCCCGAATATCGACCAGTTCGACGTGACGCTCGTGAAGGAGATTGCCGCGCCGGATACCACGAAGAAGGATACGGCTGTCGGCGACACGAGCTCGGGCGATACCTCGAAGCCGGATGCGATTCCGCTGCTTTCGGGCTTGTCGCTCCAGCAGGGTGCATACAGCGTGAGTGTCTATGCGACTGACGGCAGGTTTATCCGCAAGGTGGAAAATGTCTCGCAGGCGATGCTCCGCGACACGCGTGAACTGACCGCAGGTCTCCCCGCGGGCGTGTACCTGGTACGCGTTACCGCACCGGGCGTAAGCAGGAACTACTTTACCGCAGTGAAATAG
- the metK gene encoding methionine adenosyltransferase, with product MAHYLFTSESVSKGHPDKVADQISDSILDACLAQDPKSRVACETLVNTGLVVISGEITTKANVDFQEVARNTIKNIGYVNPDLQFDYKGCAVLVAMDKQSPDIAQGVDAKAADGKKDDKQGAGDQGMMFGYAVNETPELMPLPISLAHKLMEKIQELRESGAIKWLRPDAKSQVTVEYDENDKPVRVDTVVISTQHDEFVKGKELKHAVIEKEIIEKLIKKVIPAKLLDKNTRYLVNPTGKFVVGGPHGDCGLTGRKIIVDTYGGMGRHGGGAFSGKDPSKVDRSAAYAARYVAKNIVAAGLAYRCEVQLAYAIGYSKPVSVLVNTFGTGKIDDRKIEEIVAKNFDLSPAGIEKMLDLRKPGYVATAALGHFGRTGARFTWEKTDKAAALKKAAKI from the coding sequence ATGGCACATTATCTTTTTACCTCTGAATCTGTGTCCAAGGGCCACCCCGACAAGGTCGCCGACCAGATTTCCGACTCCATCCTCGACGCCTGCCTCGCACAGGACCCGAAGAGCCGCGTGGCCTGCGAAACGCTCGTGAACACGGGCCTCGTCGTGATTTCCGGCGAAATCACCACCAAGGCGAACGTCGATTTCCAGGAAGTCGCCCGCAACACCATCAAGAATATCGGCTACGTGAACCCCGACCTGCAGTTCGACTACAAGGGCTGCGCCGTGCTCGTCGCGATGGACAAGCAGTCCCCCGACATTGCCCAGGGCGTGGATGCCAAGGCCGCCGACGGCAAGAAGGATGACAAGCAGGGCGCCGGTGACCAGGGCATGATGTTCGGTTACGCCGTGAACGAGACGCCGGAACTGATGCCGCTCCCGATCAGCCTAGCCCACAAGCTCATGGAAAAGATCCAGGAACTCCGCGAATCCGGCGCCATCAAGTGGCTCCGTCCGGATGCCAAGTCCCAGGTGACGGTGGAATACGACGAAAACGACAAGCCCGTGCGCGTGGACACTGTCGTGATTTCTACCCAGCACGACGAATTCGTGAAGGGCAAGGAACTCAAGCACGCCGTGATCGAAAAGGAAATCATCGAGAAGCTCATCAAGAAGGTCATCCCGGCCAAGCTCCTCGACAAGAATACCCGCTACCTCGTGAACCCGACCGGCAAGTTCGTCGTGGGCGGCCCGCACGGCGACTGCGGCCTCACCGGACGCAAGATTATCGTGGACACCTACGGCGGCATGGGCCGCCATGGCGGTGGCGCATTCAGCGGCAAGGACCCCTCCAAGGTGGACCGCAGCGCAGCATACGCTGCCCGCTACGTAGCCAAGAACATCGTGGCTGCAGGCCTCGCCTACCGTTGCGAAGTCCAGCTCGCCTACGCCATCGGTTACAGCAAGCCCGTGTCCGTGCTCGTGAACACCTTCGGTACCGGCAAGATTGACGACCGCAAGATTGAAGAAATCGTCGCGAAGAACTTCGACCTTTCCCCGGCCGGCATCGAGAAGATGCTCGACCTGAGGAAGCCCGGCTACGTGGCGACCGCCGCGCTCGGCCACTTCGGCCGCACGGGTGCTCGCTTCACGTGGGAAAAGACGGACAAGGCCGCAGCGTTGAAAAAAGCTGCAAAAATATAA
- a CDS encoding FISUMP domain-containing protein: MFFRIFALTALVSSGLIVTACGDDNSVVRDNLPGSVPEGVEFGSFVDNRDGEFYATVVIGDQEWMAENLRYIPPKGGSFCYDDDPKNCKKYGRLYTWGSVMDTTGVTCDSDDPECFNCASNRRCYQCGMGTLCFVHTTFRGICPEHWHVPSREEWQRLLGLYATQVKTNYSEYMDYEGVSNSFKDIRSWDKGTNLYGFSVMPAGVWIQRRVFDDTDDPNGYIKWDYFDKGSETYFWTSSERHFEYANAVRFYEYDVVNLLYEDKYNGYSLRCVRDVEPGRVYSLDSSAYSDFDENAAKLVDPRDSSEYRVTAVGPQFWLARNVDIEPEVGESSCYGDSTENCKIYGKLYDWEAAQSVCPPGTHLPSSDEWNSMRQYLENLREGSSYVASWLRSRDSLWSNSSSARDDFFRFTAKPAGYMNEEGVYKDKGAGAYFWSSTLTDGAVGMYHLGDGCCIDLGQKFSPAAQASVRCVVDAHKDE, encoded by the coding sequence ATGTTTTTTCGAATTTTTGCGCTTACCGCATTGGTTTCATCGGGGTTGATTGTTACAGCCTGTGGTGACGACAATTCCGTTGTACGCGATAACCTTCCGGGGAGTGTGCCGGAAGGGGTTGAATTTGGATCGTTTGTCGATAACCGCGACGGGGAATTCTATGCAACCGTCGTTATAGGTGACCAGGAATGGATGGCAGAGAACCTCCGCTATATCCCGCCGAAGGGAGGGAGTTTCTGTTACGATGACGACCCGAAGAACTGCAAGAAGTACGGCCGTCTTTACACCTGGGGCTCCGTCATGGATACCACCGGGGTCACCTGCGACAGCGATGACCCGGAGTGCTTCAACTGTGCGTCGAACCGCCGTTGCTACCAGTGCGGCATGGGGACTCTCTGCTTTGTCCATACGACGTTCCGGGGAATCTGTCCGGAACACTGGCACGTTCCCTCGCGTGAGGAGTGGCAGCGCCTGCTCGGCCTTTATGCAACCCAGGTAAAGACGAACTATAGCGAATATATGGATTACGAAGGGGTTAGCAATAGTTTCAAGGATATCCGTTCCTGGGACAAAGGGACAAACCTGTACGGATTCTCCGTGATGCCTGCGGGAGTCTGGATCCAGCGCAGGGTCTTTGACGATACTGACGACCCTAACGGCTACATAAAGTGGGATTATTTCGACAAGGGGTCCGAAACCTATTTCTGGACATCCAGCGAAAGACATTTCGAGTATGCAAATGCGGTACGCTTCTACGAGTACGATGTTGTCAATCTCCTTTACGAAGACAAGTACAACGGTTACTCCCTGCGTTGCGTGCGCGATGTGGAACCGGGGAGGGTCTATTCCCTGGATTCTTCCGCTTATAGCGATTTTGATGAGAATGCAGCAAAACTGGTCGATCCACGTGATTCATCCGAATACAGGGTGACTGCAGTAGGGCCGCAATTCTGGCTTGCCCGCAATGTCGATATTGAACCCGAGGTTGGCGAGAGTTCTTGCTACGGAGACAGTACAGAGAATTGCAAAATTTACGGGAAACTCTACGACTGGGAGGCGGCTCAGTCGGTCTGCCCGCCTGGGACGCACCTGCCGTCCTCCGATGAATGGAACTCGATGCGGCAGTATCTCGAAAATCTCCGGGAAGGTTCCAGCTATGTCGCTTCGTGGCTCAGGTCCAGGGATTCCCTCTGGTCCAATTCCAGCTCCGCGCGCGATGACTTTTTCCGGTTTACCGCGAAGCCCGCGGGCTACATGAACGAGGAGGGCGTCTACAAGGATAAGGGTGCGGGTGCCTATTTCTGGAGTTCCACGTTGACAGATGGTGCTGTCGGTATGTATCATTTAGGTGATGGCTGCTGTATTGACTTGGGCCAGAAATTTTCTCCCGCGGCTCAGGCCTCCGTCCGGTGTGTCGTGGATGCTCATAAGGACGAATAG
- a CDS encoding Nif3-like dinuclear metal center hexameric protein, whose amino-acid sequence MRISDFSGWLNDLLEPHAFKDYCVDGLCVEASDKVTRVVTGVSFRDRLIDAAIEEHADCIIVHHPNGFWQGENRVLVGKFGERMRRLMQNGISLYGYHLPLDGHMEIGNNVQIARALGLEKIDGFMREGERTVGVVGEFAEPVSREGFVDLACGVFEHGVQHSLLYGSEMVRKVAICSGSGASGIEEAKSLGCDTFITGEIKEAVPIAVEELGFNLVSAGHHRTEIFGVRALARKIENDLKIPAKFVDIDNPV is encoded by the coding sequence ATGCGAATTTCTGATTTTTCCGGCTGGCTGAACGACCTTCTTGAACCGCACGCGTTCAAGGACTACTGTGTGGATGGCCTCTGCGTGGAGGCGTCCGACAAGGTGACCCGCGTCGTGACGGGAGTATCTTTCCGTGACAGGCTTATCGATGCGGCAATCGAGGAACATGCGGATTGCATTATCGTCCACCACCCGAATGGCTTTTGGCAGGGTGAGAACCGCGTGCTCGTGGGCAAGTTCGGCGAGCGTATGCGCCGCCTGATGCAAAACGGCATCTCGCTTTACGGCTACCACCTGCCGCTCGACGGCCACATGGAAATCGGCAACAACGTGCAGATTGCCCGTGCGCTCGGCCTGGAAAAGATTGATGGGTTTATGCGTGAGGGCGAACGCACCGTTGGCGTCGTGGGGGAGTTTGCCGAGCCTGTTTCGCGCGAGGGCTTTGTGGACCTTGCCTGCGGAGTTTTCGAGCACGGGGTTCAGCACAGCCTCCTGTACGGCAGCGAGATGGTCCGGAAGGTTGCCATCTGCAGCGGTTCCGGCGCAAGCGGCATCGAGGAGGCCAAGTCCCTCGGTTGCGACACGTTTATTACCGGCGAAATCAAGGAGGCCGTGCCCATCGCCGTGGAAGAACTCGGGTTCAACCTGGTTTCTGCGGGGCACCACCGCACCGAGATTTTTGGCGTGCGCGCCCTTGCCCGGAAAATCGAGAACGACCTCAAGATACCCGCCAAGTTCGTGGATATCGACAACCCGGTCTAG
- a CDS encoding M23 family metallopeptidase, producing MKFVKANIHYQNSSKSVTLNLPEFLFRGHWAVRAFVVVGLLLLVVQFSATFVHDAVLKHVIKSRQYLDRQMVQIEGTLDYLDGTSGVFFKDEQRVHSKFALTPPDAQARELGTGGFIGPESLLVRGTSPVFERMALLRENAARIQNKLDMNNAAFSSLSEYVGQQQSRWRYIPSIAPTRGRLGSGFGPRVHPVTGEVGRMHQGVDIANERWTPIFATADGVVENAMYNPSFGNFVAISHGNGIRTRYGHMQMLLVKPGQLVHRYEIIGYMGSTGMSTGSHLHYEVWVGDRPVNPVAYILPGDYSVD from the coding sequence GTGAAATTCGTAAAGGCCAACATCCATTACCAGAATTCATCGAAGTCGGTGACCCTCAACTTGCCGGAATTCCTTTTCCGCGGGCACTGGGCGGTCCGCGCCTTCGTCGTCGTTGGCCTCCTCCTTCTCGTAGTCCAGTTTTCCGCTACCTTCGTGCACGATGCCGTGCTGAAGCATGTCATCAAGTCGCGCCAGTACCTTGACCGCCAGATGGTGCAGATCGAGGGTACGCTCGACTACCTGGACGGGACTTCCGGCGTATTTTTCAAGGACGAACAGCGCGTGCATTCCAAGTTCGCGCTTACCCCGCCCGATGCTCAGGCCCGTGAACTGGGAACCGGTGGCTTTATCGGCCCCGAGTCGCTCCTGGTGCGCGGAACCTCCCCGGTATTTGAACGCATGGCGCTCCTTCGCGAGAATGCAGCGCGCATCCAGAACAAGCTCGATATGAACAACGCTGCGTTCTCCTCGCTCTCCGAATACGTGGGGCAGCAGCAGTCCCGCTGGCGTTATATACCTTCTATCGCTCCCACGCGAGGCAGGCTCGGTTCTGGGTTCGGCCCGCGCGTCCACCCGGTAACCGGCGAAGTCGGCCGCATGCACCAGGGTGTGGATATTGCGAACGAGCGCTGGACCCCGATTTTTGCGACGGCGGACGGCGTGGTGGAAAACGCCATGTACAATCCGTCGTTCGGTAACTTTGTGGCGATAAGCCACGGAAACGGGATTCGTACCCGTTATGGTCACATGCAGATGCTCCTCGTCAAGCCTGGACAGCTGGTCCACCGCTACGAGATCATCGGCTATATGGGTTCTACCGGCATGTCTACCGGCTCGCACCTCCACTACGAGGTCTGGGTCGGCGACCGTCCTGTAAACCCCGTTGCCTATATTCTTCCAGGCGACTACTCGGTCGACTGA
- a CDS encoding lamin tail domain-containing protein, which produces MKLLPWLAVTIPACPMLVEVFPDPTDVPDQDGEFVEVRLDATFRADTLTLLMDGKAAVRVPYPEGNRLVLVHDSAFCPVRENVACAVFKESLPNSRESLWKLEAGTCTDSVLVPASKAGKAYQRRGGTDDWEFTAATPGFANAGYEQGIADCGIGALRVVPGEVSAGVFEFRVEGVLDGCDSAQVHAGWLDLMAGVAQSGRLDTLAVSGRFGFVFTARGSVLLQVSLPEDEYPLNDKIDTLLVVPGKAPLVISEVHHCPQEPVPEWVEVFNASRSAVPLSQVGFCGRGGVLGGSGDSLHPLQALLVTRDSLELRRQVGFPDVRIAQVALGYLNNTGGSLALCYGGQVIDSVSWGKGTAVCPAGFSPLSGATDDSPGFVRKAGKKTEAPFTLTLSSRVVRARGVPLRVRVEGEGEVKVRLLDSASREVWNAVAQASSPQWMDVPVQSLGSRGVNYVAARQGDYEKVVGIVLRP; this is translated from the coding sequence ATGAAATTATTGCCCTGGCTTGCGGTAACCATTCCCGCATGCCCAATGCTTGTGGAGGTGTTTCCGGACCCGACGGACGTACCTGACCAGGACGGGGAGTTTGTCGAGGTGCGCCTGGATGCTACGTTCCGGGCGGACACGTTAACGCTGCTCATGGACGGGAAGGCGGCTGTCCGGGTGCCGTACCCGGAGGGGAACCGCCTGGTGCTGGTACACGACAGCGCATTTTGCCCCGTGCGTGAGAATGTCGCCTGCGCGGTATTCAAGGAATCGCTCCCGAATTCGCGGGAAAGTCTGTGGAAACTCGAGGCGGGCACGTGCACGGATTCCGTGCTGGTGCCGGCCTCGAAGGCGGGGAAGGCGTACCAGCGGCGCGGTGGTACCGACGACTGGGAGTTTACCGCCGCCACGCCGGGTTTCGCGAATGCAGGTTACGAGCAGGGAATCGCAGACTGCGGGATTGGCGCACTGCGGGTCGTGCCCGGGGAGGTTTCCGCGGGCGTGTTTGAATTCCGGGTGGAGGGCGTTCTCGATGGTTGCGACAGTGCGCAGGTTCATGCGGGCTGGCTCGACCTGATGGCGGGTGTAGCGCAATCCGGACGGCTCGATACGCTCGCCGTTTCGGGCCGGTTCGGATTCGTGTTTACCGCCCGAGGGAGCGTGCTGCTGCAGGTCTCGCTCCCGGAAGACGAGTACCCGCTGAATGACAAAATCGATACGCTTCTCGTGGTACCGGGCAAGGCCCCGCTCGTGATATCGGAGGTGCACCACTGCCCGCAGGAGCCCGTTCCCGAGTGGGTGGAGGTGTTCAACGCGTCGCGCTCGGCGGTGCCGCTGTCGCAGGTGGGTTTCTGCGGCAGGGGCGGCGTGCTGGGCGGTAGCGGGGATTCCCTACACCCCCTGCAGGCGCTTCTCGTGACACGCGATTCGCTCGAGTTGAGGAGGCAGGTCGGGTTTCCCGACGTGCGGATTGCGCAGGTGGCGCTCGGGTACCTGAACAACACCGGCGGGTCGCTCGCCCTGTGTTACGGAGGGCAGGTTATAGACTCGGTTAGCTGGGGCAAGGGGACTGCGGTCTGCCCCGCAGGTTTCAGCCCGCTTTCGGGTGCTACCGACGATTCGCCCGGGTTTGTGCGCAAGGCGGGCAAAAAGACCGAGGCCCCGTTCACGCTGACGCTTTCCAGCCGGGTGGTGCGTGCGCGCGGCGTGCCCCTGCGGGTTCGGGTCGAGGGGGAGGGCGAGGTGAAGGTGCGCCTGCTTGATTCGGCTAGCAGGGAGGTGTGGAACGCCGTCGCGCAGGCGAGTTCCCCGCAGTGGATGGACGTACCCGTGCAGAGCCTGGGGAGCCGCGGCGTGAACTACGTGGCGGCGAGGCAGGGCGATTATGAAAAGGTGGTGGGAATTGTACTGCGTCCTTAG
- a CDS encoding rhodanese-like domain-containing protein, translated as MKKLFGLVICSAFMLCACNEANAEKSATAKGAPAAQPAAAVAAPKPAESAPAPEAPKAQITNIDWAKALEMQKAGGVLIDVRTPGEVAEGTAPGSINIPLQEAEQRLAEFPKDKDLLIFCRSGKRSMAVSNILIQNGYERVFNVVGGFMAFPKN; from the coding sequence ATGAAAAAGTTATTCGGTCTTGTGATTTGTTCTGCGTTTATGCTTTGTGCCTGCAATGAAGCGAACGCCGAGAAGTCTGCAACTGCGAAGGGAGCCCCCGCCGCACAGCCTGCGGCTGCGGTCGCGGCGCCCAAGCCTGCAGAATCTGCTCCGGCTCCGGAAGCCCCGAAGGCGCAGATTACCAACATCGACTGGGCGAAGGCTCTCGAGATGCAGAAGGCCGGTGGCGTGCTGATTGACGTGCGCACTCCGGGCGAGGTTGCCGAGGGTACTGCCCCGGGTTCCATCAATATTCCGCTCCAGGAAGCCGAACAGCGCCTCGCTGAATTCCCGAAGGACAAGGACCTGCTTATCTTCTGCCGTAGCGGCAAGCGCAGCATGGCTGTTTCGAACATCCTTATCCAGAACGGGTACGAGCGCGTGTTCAACGTGGTCGGCGGTTTCATGGCCTTCCCGAAGAACTAG
- a CDS encoding bifunctional diaminohydroxyphosphoribosylaminopyrimidine deaminase/5-amino-6-(5-phosphoribosylamino)uracil reductase, translating to MNYLQLALEESFFSIGVSRPNPAVGAVVVKDGIVVGKGRTQRPGSAHAEVMALRDAGELARGAAIYVTLEPCCHYGRTPPCTKAIIDAGIKEVYFAHADPNPVVRGNSRKVLEEAGVRVFEGVEACIAACFEDTDEGDCGSGCRVFGYDASGRAAGNPVPISGAGMRAPSEAEIEGRSVFAEIERYFEAYDYFVRNKKTFVEVKCAVSESGFMGIARPDGSHAPLCITGQGANCWNHELRAMSDAILVGAGTLLADNPSLDVRYARGNNPVKVLWAGHRVFTCEEADTLKVFQAGETLVFSYVPQQALAARDGIEVFVLASGDFGSGWCEMLAELSRRGMHRLMVEPGATLAHLLFENSAGDVSDGDAHESRPLWNRLDLWHSTDPHVEEVLDGFTPQDGARKNVLAPLSFPGFPSGAIARESAMLGPDVLTVYYPG from the coding sequence GTGAATTACTTACAGCTCGCACTTGAAGAATCGTTTTTCTCCATCGGGGTTAGCCGTCCTAATCCTGCTGTGGGGGCTGTTGTCGTTAAAGACGGGATTGTGGTGGGGAAGGGGCGTACGCAGCGCCCCGGGAGCGCCCATGCCGAAGTGATGGCGCTGCGTGACGCGGGCGAACTCGCCCGCGGCGCGGCCATATACGTGACGCTCGAGCCCTGTTGCCACTATGGCCGCACGCCCCCCTGCACCAAGGCTATCATCGATGCAGGAATCAAGGAAGTTTATTTCGCGCACGCCGACCCGAATCCGGTAGTGCGCGGCAACAGCCGCAAGGTTCTCGAGGAGGCGGGAGTCCGCGTTTTCGAGGGTGTTGAAGCCTGCATTGCCGCCTGCTTTGAAGATACGGATGAAGGTGATTGCGGGAGCGGCTGCCGCGTGTTCGGGTACGATGCTTCCGGGCGTGCTGCCGGCAATCCCGTGCCTATTTCGGGTGCTGGGATGCGCGCGCCTTCAGAAGCAGAAATCGAGGGGCGCAGCGTATTTGCAGAAATCGAGCGCTACTTCGAGGCGTATGATTACTTTGTGCGCAACAAGAAGACGTTTGTCGAAGTAAAGTGCGCCGTGTCGGAATCGGGATTCATGGGGATCGCACGGCCCGATGGCTCGCATGCCCCGCTTTGCATAACGGGTCAGGGTGCGAACTGCTGGAACCATGAACTGCGCGCGATGAGCGATGCAATTCTTGTGGGTGCCGGGACGCTCCTTGCGGACAATCCCTCGCTTGACGTGAGGTATGCCCGCGGGAACAATCCTGTGAAGGTCCTCTGGGCGGGGCACCGCGTTTTTACCTGCGAAGAAGCGGATACCTTGAAGGTTTTCCAGGCGGGAGAGACGCTCGTGTTTTCGTATGTCCCGCAACAGGCCCTTGCTGCTCGTGACGGGATTGAGGTTTTTGTGCTGGCTTCCGGCGATTTTGGTTCGGGATGGTGCGAGATGCTTGCGGAACTTTCCCGCCGCGGGATGCACCGCCTGATGGTCGAACCCGGCGCGACGCTTGCGCATCTTCTTTTTGAGAATTCTGCCGGCGACGTCTCTGATGGCGATGCGCACGAAAGTCGCCCCCTCTGGAACCGACTGGACCTGTGGCATTCCACAGACCCGCATGTCGAGGAAGTTCTTGATGGCTTTACCCCGCAAGACGGGGCCCGCAAAAACGTGCTCGCCCCGCTTTCCTTTCCTGGGTTTCCCTCGGGTGCAATTGCCCGCGAGTCGGCAATGCTCGGCCCCGACGTGCTGACCGTCTATTACCCGGGATAA